A genomic window from Motacilla alba alba isolate MOTALB_02 unplaced genomic scaffold, Motacilla_alba_V1.0_pri HiC_scaffold_34, whole genome shotgun sequence includes:
- the LOC119696624 gene encoding zinc finger and SCAN domain-containing protein 2-like, producing the protein MEEKEEPQRCRMRRSCKPSPGSCKKEKPPLSQEGGRRSSRSSELVEKPHKCLECGKGFSRNSHLVRHQMIHTGEQVERPYKCGECGKTFRDSSNLIRHLRIHTGERPYECFLCKKSFRQSCSLMEHQRIHTGEKPYECLECGKSFGWNSDLIRHQRTHTGERPYECSECGKRFRSKSHVLLHQRTHTDERPFRCPDCGKGFNRNSHLTLHRRIHTGERPYECEECGKSFSSSSGLTQHQRTHQ; encoded by the coding sequence atggaggagaaggaagagccGCAGAGATGCCGcatgaggaggagctgcaaacccagcccagggagctgcaagaaggaaaaacccCCTCTGAGCCAGGAAGGTGGCCGGAGATCCAGCcggagctcagagctggtggAGAAGCCCCACAAGTGCTTGGAATGTGGGAAGGGCTTCAGCCGGAACTCCCACCTGGTCCGGCACCAGAtgatccacactggggaacaGGTGGAACGGCCCTACaagtgtggggaatgtgggaagacCTTCAGAGACAGCTCCAACCTGATCCGGCACCtgaggatccacactggggaacgGCCTTATGAGTGTTTTTTGTGTAAGAAGAGCttcagacagagctgcagcctgatggaacaccagaggatccacactggggaaaaGCCCTACGAGTGcttggaatgtgggaagagcttcgGGTGGAACTCCGACCTGATCCGGCACCAGAGGACCCACACTGGcgagaggccctacgagtgttcCGAGTGTGGAAAGAGGTTTCGGAGCAAGTCCCATGTCCTCCTGCATCAGCGGACTCACACAGACgagaggcccttccgctgccccgactgcgggaAGGGCTTCAACCGCAACTCCCATCTCACCCtgcaccggcgcatccacaccggggagaggccctacgagtgtgaggagtgtgggaagagcttctccagcagctctggcttgACCCAACACCAACGGACACACCAGTAA
- the LOC119696612 gene encoding zinc finger protein 239-like has protein sequence MEEEENPWRFRTRRGCKEGRAPLSQEDVQISSQSSELVEKPRGGEKPHKCLECGKGFEYRSDLRKHQRIHTGEKPYECGECGKSFSHSSNLRKHERIHTGEKPYECGECGKSFTQSFHLREHQRIHTGEKPYECGECGKTFRKISGLIQHQVIHTAERPYECLECGKRFGWSYALRSHHQRIHIGEKPYECPQCGKRFQSSSSLLIHQQIHTEERPYRCPDCGKGFKCNSYLILHRRIHTGERPYKCPECGKRFQRSSDLLVHERIHTEERPFRCPDCGKGFKHNSTLTKHRRIHTGERPYECGECGKSFCSSSNLTQHQRRRH, from the coding sequence atggaggaggaggaaaatcccTGGAGATTCCGAACAAGGAGGGGCTGCAAGGAGGGAAGAGCCCCCCTGAGCCAGGAAGATGTCCAAATATccagccagagctcagagctggtggAGAAGCCTCGTGGTGGGGAGAAGCCACACAAGTGCTTGGAATGTGGGAAGGGCTTCGAGTACAGGTCTGACCTGAGAAAacaccagaggatccacactggggaaaaGCCGTATGAGTGTGGcgaatgtgggaagagcttcagccacAGCTCCAACCTGAGGAAACACGAGAGGATTCACACTGGGGAAAAGCCCTAtgagtgtggggaatgtgggaagagctttaCCCAGAGCTTCCACCTGAGGGAACACCAGAGAATCCACACTGGGGAAAAGCCCTATGAGTGTGGAGAATGTGGGAAGACCTTCAGGAAGATCTCTGGTCTGATCCAGCACCAGGTGATCCACACTGCGGAACGGCCTTATGAGTGcttggagtgtgggaagagatTTGGGTGGAGCTATGCCCTGAGAAGCCACCACCAGCGCATCCACATTGGGGAGAAGCCCtacgagtgtccccagtgtgggaagaggttTCAGTCCAGCTCCAGTCTCCTCATCCATCAGCAGattcacacagaggagaggccctaCCGATGCCCCGACTGCGGGAAGGGCTTCAAGTGCAACTCATACCTCATCCtgcaccggcgcatccacactggggagaggccctacaAGTGTCCTGAGTGTGGGAAGAGGTTTCAAAGGAGCTCCGATCTCCTCGTACATGAGCGGattcacacagaggagaggcccttccgctgccccgactgTGGGAAGGGCTTCAAGCACAACTCCACCCTCACCAagcaccggcgcatccacaccggggagaggccctacgagtgtggggagtgtgggaagagcttctgcAGCAGTTCTAACTTGACCCAACACCAACGGAGGCGCCACTAA